From Microbacterium invictum, the proteins below share one genomic window:
- a CDS encoding ABC transporter permease — MTTTTPERRRAGRLFDPKLIIGIAVVAALLALSLFTGVYDIFGAADGGEMFAITRIPRTIALMLAGAAMAMCGLVMQLLTQNRFVEPTTTGTTEWAGLGLLAVMILAPNAGIMPKMIGAIVAAFVGTMVFFLFLRRVSLRSSLIVPIVGIMLGAVVGSISTFIALQFDALQTLGVWFAGSFTSVMRGQYEVLWIVALVGAAVFVIADRFTVAGLGEEVATNVGVDYNRVILLGTMLIAIAVGVVTVVVGNLPFLGLIVPNIVSMVRGDDLRSNLPWVCLLGIAIVTVCDLIGRTIIAPFEVPVSLILGILGAVVFIFLLLRQRRRA, encoded by the coding sequence ATGACCACCACCACTCCTGAACGGCGACGCGCCGGCAGGCTCTTCGACCCGAAGCTGATAATCGGCATCGCGGTCGTCGCAGCCCTGCTGGCGCTGTCGCTGTTCACCGGCGTCTACGACATCTTCGGCGCGGCCGATGGCGGCGAGATGTTCGCCATCACCCGCATCCCGCGCACGATCGCGCTCATGCTGGCGGGCGCGGCGATGGCCATGTGCGGGCTGGTCATGCAGCTGCTGACCCAGAACCGCTTCGTCGAACCGACCACCACCGGCACCACCGAATGGGCCGGCCTGGGACTTCTCGCGGTGATGATCCTGGCGCCGAACGCGGGGATCATGCCCAAGATGATCGGCGCGATCGTGGCCGCATTCGTCGGCACGATGGTGTTCTTCCTGTTCCTGCGACGCGTGTCGCTGCGATCCTCGCTCATCGTCCCGATCGTCGGAATCATGCTCGGCGCGGTGGTCGGCTCGATCTCGACCTTCATCGCCCTGCAGTTCGATGCGCTGCAGACCCTCGGCGTCTGGTTCGCGGGCAGCTTCACCTCGGTGATGCGCGGGCAGTACGAAGTGCTCTGGATCGTCGCCCTCGTCGGGGCCGCGGTCTTCGTGATCGCCGACCGCTTCACGGTCGCGGGTCTCGGCGAAGAGGTCGCCACCAACGTCGGTGTCGACTACAACCGCGTCATCCTGCTCGGCACCATGCTCATCGCGATCGCGGTGGGCGTGGTCACCGTCGTGGTCGGCAACCTCCCCTTCCTCGGTCTGATCGTGCCCAACATCGTCTCGATGGTGCGCGGTGACGACCTGCGCAGCAACCTGCCCTGGGTGTGCCTGCTCGGCATCGCGATCGTGACCGTGTGCGACCTGATCGGACGCACGATCATCGCGCCGTTCGAGGTGCCGGTGTCGCTGATCCTCGGCATCCTGGGCGCGGTCGTGTTCATCTTCCTCCTTCTCCGGCAGCGTCGTCGTGCTTAG
- a CDS encoding DUF808 domain-containing protein, translating into MSVGLLAVVDDILSAAMKASAKTAGVVIDDAAVTPQYVQGLTPARELPVVGKIALGSLANKFLIIIPIALVLTAFAPGVLPFLLIVGGAYLCFEGAEKVLEWFGFHHGHGDEEARDEKRLVLGAVRTDLILSTEIMLISLAALDGGMGIWMTLAVLAVIALVMTGVVYGAVALLVKIDDIGLKMAKNPDKRVRHTGTRIVRSMPAVFRVISIVGTVAMLWVGGHLVLQNLGEVGWALPVDMLHGIEHLLEPLGVVVVWIGETLASAICGLALGLVIVGVVLGIGKLFGKEPSFQEGGASPHGAAGG; encoded by the coding sequence ATGTCCGTTGGTCTGCTCGCCGTCGTCGACGACATCCTCAGCGCCGCGATGAAAGCCTCGGCCAAGACCGCCGGAGTGGTCATCGACGATGCCGCCGTCACCCCGCAGTACGTTCAGGGCCTCACCCCCGCCCGTGAGCTGCCGGTCGTCGGCAAGATCGCGCTCGGATCCCTGGCGAACAAATTCCTCATCATCATCCCCATCGCACTGGTGCTGACGGCGTTCGCACCCGGGGTGCTGCCGTTCCTGCTGATCGTCGGCGGTGCCTACCTGTGCTTCGAGGGTGCCGAGAAAGTGCTCGAATGGTTCGGATTCCACCACGGTCACGGCGACGAGGAGGCGCGCGACGAGAAGCGTCTCGTGCTCGGCGCCGTGCGCACCGACCTCATCCTCTCCACCGAGATCATGCTGATCTCCCTGGCCGCCCTCGACGGCGGGATGGGTATCTGGATGACCCTCGCGGTGCTCGCCGTGATCGCGCTCGTGATGACCGGCGTGGTCTACGGCGCCGTCGCGCTGCTGGTGAAGATCGACGACATCGGCCTGAAGATGGCGAAGAATCCTGACAAGCGGGTCCGGCACACCGGCACACGCATCGTCCGGTCGATGCCCGCCGTCTTCCGGGTCATCAGCATCGTCGGCACCGTCGCGATGCTGTGGGTCGGCGGCCACCTCGTGCTGCAGAACCTCGGCGAGGTCGGCTGGGCGCTCCCCGTCGACATGCTGCACGGCATCGAGCATCTCCTCGAGCCGCTCGGAGTCGTCGTGGTGTGGATCGGCGAGACCCTGGCATCCGCCATCTGCGGACTGGCACTCGGACTCGTGATCGTCGGGGTCGTCCTCGGGATCGGAAAGCTCTTCGGCAAGGAGCCGAGCTTCCAGGAGGGCGGTGCGTCACCGCACGGCGCAGCCGGCGGTTAG
- a CDS encoding epimerase: MTQARIAVIAGASGFVGTALASALEDDGYEIRRIGRAERYGWNDPAGPARAVEGADLVVNLAGTSVNCRYTDRNRDEILRSRIDTTRALREAIAAKHPPRVWMNASTATIYRHEEQRANTEAEGALGEGFSVDVARAWEQEFFAGDLPHTRRVALRMAIVLGDGPATGMLFRLARIGLGGPQIDSWWFPHRRYRGIGVSPTGDGRMPWHRTRGRQKFSWIHIDDVTEAIRFLRDREDISGPVNLASPNPTDNRTLMRTLRRTVRMPIGLPAWRWMLEPAMWVLRTEPELVLKSRWVVPGILNDTGFVFSHPQIEAALADVHSR; the protein is encoded by the coding sequence ATGACCCAGGCCCGTATCGCGGTCATCGCCGGCGCCAGCGGCTTCGTCGGCACTGCGCTGGCCTCGGCACTCGAGGACGACGGATACGAGATACGCCGCATCGGTCGTGCGGAACGATACGGCTGGAACGACCCCGCCGGACCTGCCCGCGCCGTCGAGGGCGCCGATCTCGTCGTGAACCTCGCCGGCACGTCGGTCAACTGCCGATACACCGACCGCAACCGCGACGAGATCCTCCGCTCACGTATCGACACCACCCGCGCGCTGCGCGAGGCGATCGCAGCCAAGCATCCGCCGCGTGTGTGGATGAATGCATCGACGGCGACGATCTACCGGCACGAGGAGCAGCGCGCGAACACCGAGGCCGAGGGCGCGCTCGGGGAGGGGTTCTCGGTCGACGTCGCCCGGGCGTGGGAGCAGGAGTTCTTCGCCGGTGACCTGCCGCACACCCGCCGGGTCGCGCTGCGCATGGCGATCGTGCTCGGCGACGGACCGGCCACGGGCATGCTCTTCCGGCTGGCTCGCATCGGGCTCGGCGGACCGCAGATCGACAGCTGGTGGTTCCCGCACCGGCGCTACCGCGGCATCGGCGTGAGCCCCACCGGAGACGGACGGATGCCATGGCACCGCACCCGCGGTCGCCAGAAGTTCAGCTGGATCCACATCGACGACGTGACCGAAGCGATCCGCTTCCTCCGTGACCGCGAAGACATCTCTGGTCCGGTCAACCTCGCGAGCCCCAACCCCACCGACAATCGCACTCTCATGCGGACCCTGCGCCGCACGGTGCGGATGCCCATCGGCCTGCCCGCATGGCGATGGATGCTCGAACCGGCGATGTGGGTTCTCCGCACCGAACCCGAGCTCGTGCTCAAGAGCCGATGGGTCGTCCCCGGCATCCTGAACGACACAGGGTTCGTGTTCAGCCACCCGCAGATCGAGGCTGCGCTCGCCGACGTGCACTCGCGCTGA
- a CDS encoding heavy-metal-associated domain-containing protein, with the protein MSTIDSEIVVTGMTCQHCVRSVTEELTELAGVSDVSVDLKPGAASRVTIRSEAALDPASVRAAVEEAGYALAEQA; encoded by the coding sequence ATGAGCACCATCGACTCCGAGATCGTCGTCACCGGCATGACCTGCCAGCACTGCGTGCGCAGCGTCACCGAAGAGCTCACCGAGCTCGCCGGCGTCAGTGACGTCTCGGTCGACCTCAAACCCGGTGCCGCCTCGCGGGTGACCATCCGCAGCGAGGCCGCCCTCGACCCGGCGAGCGTGCGCGCGGCCGTGGAGGAGGCCGGGTACGCGCTCGCCGAGCAGGCATGA
- a CDS encoding CsbD family protein, with translation MGMGDDIKHNAEDLKGKAKEAVGDATNNESLEAEGQADQVSAKVKKVGDDVKDVFTDK, from the coding sequence ATGGGCATGGGAGACGACATCAAGCACAACGCCGAAGACCTGAAGGGCAAGGCCAAGGAAGCCGTCGGCGACGCGACGAACAACGAGTCGCTCGAAGCCGAGGGCCAGGCCGATCAGGTCTCCGCAAAGGTCAAGAAGGTCGGCGACGACGTCAAGGACGTCTTCACCGACAAGTAG
- a CDS encoding iron chelate uptake ABC transporter family permease subunit, producing the protein MGPASLASTTHAGPFASPRARRRYWIVLSVLILLAVVFGTGLLAWDNPMPFGTEGFWRIAQLRVTNLTVLAIVAVCQALATVSFQTATNNRIITPSIMGFESLYVAVQTSTVYFLGVAGLVSLQGLPQFVMQVALMVGFSLLLYGWLLSGKYGNLQIMLLVGIVIGAGLGSVSAFMQRLLTPSEFDVLAARLFGNVSNADPDYFPVAIPLCVVAATLLWADARRLNVLSLGRDATMSLGINHRRQIMRVLFLVSILMAVSTSLVGPMVFLGFLVATLAYQLADTYDHRHIFPIAVLTGFVVLAGAYFVMKNVFYAQGVVSIIIELVGGSVFLYVILRKGRL; encoded by the coding sequence ATGGGCCCGGCGTCCCTGGCATCCACCACCCATGCCGGCCCGTTCGCCTCGCCGCGCGCGCGGCGACGGTACTGGATCGTGCTGAGCGTGCTGATCCTGCTTGCGGTGGTCTTCGGGACAGGTCTGCTCGCCTGGGACAACCCCATGCCGTTCGGCACCGAGGGGTTCTGGCGCATCGCCCAGCTGCGCGTGACCAACCTCACCGTGCTCGCGATCGTGGCCGTGTGCCAGGCACTGGCGACCGTCAGTTTCCAGACGGCGACGAACAACCGCATCATCACCCCGTCGATCATGGGGTTCGAGTCGCTCTATGTCGCGGTGCAGACCTCGACCGTGTACTTCCTCGGCGTCGCGGGACTGGTCTCGCTGCAGGGACTGCCGCAGTTCGTCATGCAGGTGGCGCTGATGGTGGGGTTCTCGCTGCTGCTGTACGGCTGGCTGCTGTCGGGCAAGTACGGCAACCTGCAGATCATGCTGCTGGTCGGCATCGTGATCGGCGCGGGCCTGGGATCGGTCTCCGCCTTCATGCAGCGGCTGCTCACCCCCAGCGAGTTCGACGTACTCGCGGCACGGCTGTTCGGCAACGTCTCGAACGCGGACCCCGACTACTTCCCCGTCGCGATCCCGCTGTGCGTGGTGGCCGCAACCCTGCTGTGGGCCGACGCCCGGCGACTCAATGTGCTGTCGCTGGGGAGGGATGCCACGATGAGCCTCGGCATCAACCACCGCCGCCAGATCATGCGCGTGCTGTTCCTGGTCTCGATCCTCATGGCGGTGTCGACCTCGCTGGTCGGCCCGATGGTCTTCCTCGGCTTCCTCGTCGCGACGCTGGCCTACCAGCTCGCGGACACATACGACCATCGGCATATATTCCCGATCGCCGTGCTCACCGGGTTCGTGGTGCTGGCGGGCGCGTACTTCGTCATGAAGAACGTCTTCTACGCGCAAGGCGTGGTCTCGATCATCATCGAACTGGTCGGCGGCTCGGTCTTCCTCTACGTCATCCTGAGAAAGGGACGCCTGTGA
- a CDS encoding heavy metal translocating P-type ATPase, whose protein sequence is MHEHGGRAARDAHAARDGDAGHDAHAARDDHAGHDAPAGHGEHPGHTDHAGHDAPAGHGDHAGHGDHVGQFRRLFWIMLGLAVPVVAFSPMFAHILGYPLPDAAWAAWVSPLLGTVMYVWGGRPFLTGAVAELRDRAPGMMLLIGLAITVAFLASWGASLGILHHELDFWWELALLIVIMLLGHWIEMRSLAQTTSALDSLAALLPDEAERVEGDATVTVAPAELRVGDVVVVRPGGRVPADGRIITGGASVDESMITGESNPVRREVGDAVVAGTIATDSGIRIEIAAVGDDTALAGIQRLVSDAQNSSSRAQRLADRAAGWLFWFALGAALITAIVWTLLGSPDDAVVRTITVLVIACPHALGLAIPLVVSIATERAARAGLLIKDRLALEAMRSVDTVLFDKTGTLTKGTPAVLEVATTDGFGEGELLALAAAAEADSEHPLARAIVEAARARDLTVPATTEFSSEPATGVRAVVDGRVVHVGGPYLLEQEDARELAIAEQWRGGGAIILHVLVDGRVAGALRLADEIRPESRDAVAALRRLGIGVAMITGDAEAVAASVARELGIDRYFAGVRPENKAATVQELQAEGRRVAMVGDGVNDAPALAQSDVGIAIGAGTDVAVASAGVILAGDDPRAVLSLITLSKATYRKMVQNLWWAAGYNLISVPLAAGVLAPIGFVLPMSVGAVLMSLSTVVVALNAQLLRRLDLRPESI, encoded by the coding sequence ATGCACGAGCACGGTGGGCGCGCGGCGCGCGATGCGCACGCGGCGCGTGACGGGGACGCGGGTCACGACGCGCATGCGGCGCGTGACGACCACGCCGGTCACGACGCACCCGCGGGTCACGGCGAGCACCCCGGTCACACCGACCACGCCGGTCACGACGCACCCGCGGGTCACGGCGACCACGCAGGGCACGGCGACCACGTGGGTCAGTTCCGCCGCCTCTTCTGGATCATGCTCGGGCTGGCTGTGCCCGTCGTCGCGTTCTCACCGATGTTCGCGCACATTCTCGGCTATCCACTGCCCGACGCCGCGTGGGCCGCGTGGGTCTCACCCCTGCTCGGCACCGTCATGTACGTCTGGGGCGGCCGGCCCTTCCTGACCGGAGCCGTCGCCGAACTGCGCGACCGCGCACCGGGCATGATGCTGTTGATCGGGCTGGCGATCACCGTGGCGTTCCTCGCGTCCTGGGGTGCGAGCCTCGGCATCCTGCATCATGAACTCGACTTCTGGTGGGAGCTCGCCCTCCTGATCGTGATCATGCTGCTCGGTCACTGGATCGAGATGCGATCGCTCGCGCAGACGACCTCCGCGCTCGACTCGCTCGCGGCGCTGCTGCCGGACGAGGCCGAGCGGGTCGAGGGCGATGCGACCGTCACCGTCGCGCCCGCCGAGCTGCGGGTCGGTGACGTCGTCGTGGTCCGCCCCGGCGGCCGGGTCCCCGCCGACGGGCGCATCATCACCGGCGGCGCCAGCGTCGACGAGTCGATGATCACCGGCGAGTCGAACCCGGTGCGCCGCGAGGTCGGCGACGCGGTCGTGGCGGGGACCATCGCCACCGACTCCGGCATCCGCATCGAGATCGCCGCCGTCGGCGATGACACCGCGCTCGCCGGCATCCAGCGCCTCGTCAGCGATGCGCAGAACTCGTCGTCGCGCGCGCAGCGGCTCGCCGACCGCGCGGCGGGCTGGCTGTTCTGGTTCGCGCTCGGTGCCGCCCTGATCACGGCCATCGTCTGGACGCTGCTCGGCTCGCCCGATGACGCGGTAGTCCGCACCATCACCGTGCTCGTGATCGCGTGCCCGCACGCGCTGGGCCTGGCCATTCCGCTGGTCGTGTCGATCGCGACCGAGCGCGCCGCCCGTGCCGGCCTGCTCATCAAGGACCGGCTCGCGCTGGAGGCCATGCGCTCCGTCGACACGGTGCTGTTCGACAAGACCGGCACGCTCACCAAGGGCACTCCCGCCGTCCTCGAGGTGGCGACGACCGACGGCTTCGGCGAGGGCGAGCTGCTGGCGCTCGCAGCGGCCGCGGAGGCCGACTCCGAGCATCCGCTCGCCCGGGCGATCGTCGAGGCAGCACGTGCGCGGGATCTCACCGTGCCCGCGACGACGGAATTCAGCTCGGAGCCTGCGACCGGCGTCCGTGCCGTCGTCGACGGCCGGGTCGTGCACGTCGGCGGTCCCTACCTGCTCGAGCAGGAAGACGCCCGCGAGCTCGCGATCGCCGAGCAGTGGCGCGGCGGCGGCGCCATCATCCTGCACGTGCTGGTCGACGGCCGTGTCGCCGGAGCCCTGCGGCTCGCCGACGAGATCCGTCCTGAGTCGAGGGATGCCGTGGCCGCGCTGCGCCGGCTCGGCATCGGCGTCGCGATGATCACCGGCGACGCCGAAGCGGTCGCGGCATCGGTCGCGCGTGAACTCGGCATCGACCGGTACTTCGCCGGCGTCCGGCCCGAGAACAAGGCCGCTACCGTGCAGGAGCTGCAGGCCGAGGGTCGCCGGGTAGCGATGGTCGGCGACGGGGTCAACGACGCCCCGGCGCTCGCCCAGTCCGACGTCGGCATCGCCATCGGCGCGGGCACCGACGTCGCGGTCGCCTCGGCCGGGGTGATCCTCGCGGGCGACGACCCCCGCGCGGTGCTATCGCTGATCACGCTGTCGAAGGCGACGTATCGCAAGATGGTCCAGAACCTGTGGTGGGCAGCGGGCTACAACCTGATCTCGGTGCCGCTCGCGGCCGGGGTCCTCGCCCCGATCGGCTTCGTGCTGCCGATGTCGGTGGGTGCGGTGCTCATGTCGCTGTCCACCGTCGTCGTCGCCCTCAACGCACAGCTGCTGCGCCGGCTCGACCTGCGCCCGGAATCGATCTGA
- a CDS encoding siderophore ABC transporter substrate-binding protein produces MNRSSRSSIALKTGALALGAVLLAGCATTAPAADAGEPAAEVTSIEVTDNNGTHTIDLPLTSVVATDNRTFQTLSDWGIELTAAAVALMPDTIAYTTDDSIIDLGLHNEPDLEAVVAVAPQLIVNGQRFAQYHDDFASLAPDAVILELDPREGEPFDEELKRQTTVLGEVFGKQAEAQELNEALDAAIERAQAAYDAADSVMAVTTSGGEIGYIAPTVGRTLGPVFDFLDLTPALEVTDATDDHQGDDISVEAIAASDPTWLLVMDRDAAVAADDPAYVPGAEILEGSEALAGVTAVSEGNIVYMPADTYTNEGIQTYTEFLNDFADALEAAA; encoded by the coding sequence CTGAACAGATCGTCACGCTCGTCCATCGCTCTCAAGACCGGCGCCCTGGCGCTCGGCGCCGTCCTGCTCGCCGGATGCGCCACCACTGCGCCCGCCGCCGACGCAGGCGAACCCGCGGCTGAGGTCACCTCGATCGAGGTGACCGACAACAACGGGACCCACACGATCGATCTGCCGCTGACGTCCGTCGTCGCCACCGACAACCGCACCTTCCAGACGCTGTCGGACTGGGGCATCGAGCTGACCGCGGCAGCGGTCGCGCTGATGCCCGACACGATCGCGTACACGACCGACGACTCGATCATCGATCTCGGTTTGCACAATGAGCCCGACCTCGAGGCCGTCGTCGCAGTGGCCCCGCAGCTCATCGTCAACGGCCAGCGCTTCGCGCAGTACCACGACGACTTCGCGTCGCTCGCGCCCGATGCCGTGATCCTCGAGCTCGACCCCCGTGAGGGCGAGCCCTTCGACGAGGAGCTGAAGCGCCAGACGACCGTGCTCGGCGAAGTCTTCGGCAAGCAGGCCGAAGCACAGGAGCTCAACGAGGCGCTCGACGCGGCGATCGAGCGGGCCCAGGCGGCGTACGACGCGGCCGACTCCGTCATGGCCGTCACCACGTCCGGCGGCGAGATCGGCTACATCGCCCCCACTGTCGGCCGCACCCTCGGCCCGGTGTTCGACTTTCTCGATCTCACCCCGGCACTCGAGGTGACCGACGCGACCGACGACCACCAGGGCGATGACATCTCGGTCGAGGCCATCGCGGCATCCGACCCGACATGGCTCCTCGTCATGGACCGGGACGCCGCCGTGGCCGCGGACGACCCCGCGTACGTGCCCGGTGCCGAGATCCTCGAAGGCTCCGAGGCGCTGGCCGGCGTCACCGCGGTCAGCGAGGGCAACATCGTGTACATGCCCGCGGACACGTACACGAACGAGGGCATCCAGACCTACACCGAGTTCCTCAATGACTTCGCCGACGCCCTCGAGGCGGCCGCGTAA
- a CDS encoding metal-sensitive transcriptional regulator produces the protein MHGYSDNKDDLLKRLRRAEGQVRGIARMVEEDKYCIDILTQVSAATKALETVALSLLSDHLSHCVAEATAEGGPVADAKIREANEAIARLVRS, from the coding sequence ATGCACGGATACAGCGACAACAAGGACGACCTGCTCAAGCGGCTGCGTCGTGCCGAGGGGCAGGTGCGCGGCATCGCCCGCATGGTCGAAGAGGACAAGTACTGCATCGACATCCTCACTCAGGTGTCGGCGGCCACCAAGGCCCTCGAAACCGTCGCCCTCTCGCTGCTGAGCGACCACCTCAGCCACTGCGTCGCCGAGGCCACCGCCGAAGGCGGTCCCGTCGCCGACGCCAAGATCCGCGAAGCGAACGAAGCCATCGCACGCCTCGTCCGCTCCTGA
- a CDS encoding heavy metal translocating P-type ATPase, with product MSAPSVELDISGMTCASCATRIERKLNKLPGVAATVNYATEKASVEAAEIDTATLIATVEAAGYHAAVPPPPTPEEPEQAAPELGVLRRRLVISAALAVPVAVISMIMPLHFPGWEWVALAVTTPIALWGAWPFHRAAAINARHGAATMDTLVSVGILAAFGWSVYAMFSGTAEVYFEVAAIVTVFLLIGRYAEARAKASSAEALRALLQLGAKNATRLVDGVEHQVPVGELAVGDLVRVRPGEKIPSDGLVIDGASAVDAGMLTGESMPVEVTEGSRVVGATVNVSGLLTIEITRVGADTELARMRRLMTEAQTGKAKVQRLADRVSSVFVPIVMVLAVIAFVLWLLVDGSAEAAFTAAITTLIIACPCALGLATPTALLVGTGRGSQLGILIRGPQVLEQTRRVDTIVLDKTGTVTTGRMAVGEVRPATGIHPDDLLRTAAAVESGSEHPVARAIVDAVHAAVSVDTFSSHAGFGVQGIVDGALVVAGRPAWLAEEWSIRPTDAERVDAASLAAGGATVVAVGRDGVYLGAIAVADTVKPTSAAAIEKLRDLGLRPVLLTGDNDGAAARVAAEVGIDEVHAGVTPAGKLDAIRALQAEGRVVAMVGDGVNDAAALAAADLGLAMGGGTDAAIAASDITVVSGDLLIVVDAIRLARRTLGTIKGNLFWAFAYNVAALPIAMLGLLNPMIAAAAMAFSSVFVVTNSLRLRRFR from the coding sequence ATGAGCGCGCCCAGCGTCGAACTCGACATCTCCGGGATGACCTGCGCCTCGTGCGCCACCCGGATCGAGCGCAAGCTCAACAAGCTGCCCGGCGTGGCCGCCACGGTCAATTACGCCACTGAGAAGGCGAGCGTCGAGGCCGCCGAGATCGACACCGCCACGCTCATCGCCACCGTCGAGGCGGCGGGCTACCACGCCGCAGTCCCCCCGCCCCCGACCCCCGAAGAACCCGAGCAGGCAGCGCCCGAGCTCGGTGTGCTGCGTCGCCGGCTGGTCATCAGCGCGGCGCTCGCCGTGCCGGTGGCCGTCATCTCGATGATCATGCCGCTGCACTTCCCCGGCTGGGAGTGGGTGGCTCTCGCCGTCACGACCCCCATTGCACTGTGGGGCGCATGGCCGTTCCACCGTGCCGCGGCGATCAATGCGCGCCACGGCGCGGCCACGATGGACACGCTCGTGAGCGTCGGCATCCTCGCCGCCTTCGGCTGGTCCGTCTACGCCATGTTCTCCGGCACCGCAGAGGTGTACTTCGAGGTCGCGGCGATCGTGACGGTGTTCCTGCTCATCGGCCGCTACGCCGAGGCGCGCGCCAAGGCGTCGTCCGCAGAGGCACTGCGCGCTCTGCTGCAGCTCGGCGCGAAGAACGCCACCCGCCTCGTCGACGGTGTCGAGCATCAGGTGCCCGTCGGCGAGCTCGCCGTCGGCGACCTCGTCCGGGTGCGTCCCGGTGAGAAGATCCCGTCGGACGGTCTCGTCATCGACGGCGCGTCGGCAGTGGATGCCGGGATGCTCACCGGCGAGTCCATGCCGGTCGAGGTGACCGAAGGCTCGCGCGTCGTCGGCGCCACGGTCAACGTGAGTGGTTTGCTGACGATCGAGATCACGCGCGTCGGCGCCGACACCGAACTCGCCCGCATGCGCCGTCTCATGACCGAGGCGCAGACGGGCAAGGCGAAGGTGCAGCGTCTCGCCGACCGCGTCTCGAGCGTCTTCGTGCCGATCGTCATGGTGCTCGCCGTCATCGCGTTCGTGCTGTGGCTGCTCGTCGACGGCTCGGCCGAAGCCGCGTTCACGGCCGCCATCACGACCCTGATCATCGCGTGCCCATGCGCGCTCGGTCTCGCCACCCCCACCGCACTGCTGGTCGGCACCGGGCGCGGCTCGCAGCTGGGCATCCTCATCCGCGGACCGCAGGTGCTCGAGCAGACCCGCCGCGTCGACACGATCGTCCTCGACAAGACCGGCACCGTCACCACCGGGCGCATGGCCGTCGGCGAGGTGCGGCCGGCCACCGGCATCCACCCCGACGACCTGCTGCGCACCGCCGCGGCCGTCGAGTCCGGCTCGGAGCACCCCGTCGCGCGCGCCATCGTCGACGCAGTGCATGCCGCGGTCTCGGTCGACACGTTCTCCTCGCACGCCGGGTTCGGGGTGCAGGGCATCGTCGACGGCGCCCTGGTCGTCGCGGGGCGCCCGGCATGGCTGGCCGAGGAGTGGAGCATCCGCCCCACCGATGCCGAGAGAGTGGATGCCGCATCTCTCGCCGCCGGCGGTGCCACCGTCGTCGCGGTCGGGCGCGACGGCGTCTACCTCGGCGCGATCGCCGTGGCCGACACCGTGAAGCCGACCAGCGCCGCGGCGATCGAGAAGCTGCGCGACCTCGGACTTCGTCCGGTGCTGCTCACCGGCGACAACGACGGGGCGGCGGCGCGGGTCGCCGCCGAGGTCGGCATCGACGAGGTGCACGCGGGCGTCACGCCGGCGGGCAAGCTCGACGCGATTCGCGCGCTGCAGGCGGAGGGACGCGTGGTCGCGATGGTCGGCGACGGCGTCAACGACGCGGCGGCACTCGCGGCCGCCGACCTGGGGCTCGCGATGGGTGGGGGCACCGACGCGGCGATCGCCGCCAGCGACATCACCGTCGTGTCGGGCGACCTCTTGATCGTCGTCGATGCGATCCGGCTGGCCCGCCGCACGCTCGGCACGATCAAGGGCAACCTGTTCTGGGCCTTCGCGTACAACGTCGCGGCGCTGCCGATCGCGATGCTCGGGCTGCTCAACCCGATGATCGCCGCGGCCGCGATGGCGTTCTCGTCGGTGTTCGTGGTCACCAACAGCCTGCGGCTGCGGCGGTTCCGGTGA
- a CDS encoding ATP-binding cassette domain-containing protein yields MITLTDVRKDYTSEVVIGPVDLQIPAGGITALVGPNGAGKSTLLTMIGRLMGVDAGTIEIAGFDVTTTKSKDLAKIVSILRQENHFITRLTVRQLVGFGRFPYSKGRLTRADEEIVSRAIEFLDLTALGDRYLDQLSGGQRQRAYVAMVLAQDTEFVLLDEPLNNLDMKHSVQMMKHLRRAAEELGRTIVIVLHDINFAGHYADHICAVKDGSVVEFGTPAEIMTDDVLTRVFETPVHVIDGPNGALAVYY; encoded by the coding sequence GTGATCACGCTCACCGATGTGCGCAAGGACTACACGAGCGAGGTCGTCATCGGCCCCGTCGACCTGCAGATCCCCGCCGGCGGCATCACGGCTCTCGTCGGCCCCAACGGGGCGGGCAAGTCGACGCTGCTCACGATGATCGGTCGCCTCATGGGGGTGGATGCCGGCACGATCGAGATCGCCGGATTCGACGTGACGACCACGAAGTCGAAGGATCTCGCCAAGATCGTCTCGATCCTGCGGCAGGAGAACCACTTCATCACGCGCCTGACCGTGCGGCAGCTGGTCGGCTTCGGCCGCTTCCCCTACTCGAAGGGCCGGCTGACGCGGGCAGACGAGGAGATCGTCTCGCGGGCCATCGAGTTCCTCGACCTGACGGCGTTGGGCGACCGGTACCTCGACCAGCTGTCCGGCGGTCAGCGCCAGCGTGCGTATGTGGCGATGGTGCTCGCCCAGGACACCGAGTTCGTGCTGCTGGACGAACCCCTGAACAACCTCGACATGAAGCACTCGGTGCAGATGATGAAGCACCTGCGCCGCGCGGCCGAAGAGCTGGGCCGGACCATCGTCATCGTGCTGCACGACATCAACTTCGCGGGACACTACGCCGATCACATCTGCGCGGTGAAGGACGGCAGCGTCGTCGAGTTCGGCACGCCGGCCGAGATCATGACCGACGACGTGCTGACCCGGGTCTTCGAGACCCCCGTGCACGTCATCGACGGCCCGAACGGGGCACTCGCCGTCTACTACTGA